A section of the Methanosarcina mazei S-6 genome encodes:
- a CDS encoding HepT-like ribonuclease domain-containing protein, whose product MTTGVAGDYIEDILNALLDIQDFIAEYSYEQFVNDRKTQYAVIRAIEIIGEASKNLPLEIREKYRAVPWRDMATMRDRLIHGYFGVDLIILWDTAQQDIPPLVPIFKSILSEIE is encoded by the coding sequence ATGACCACAGGAGTTGCGGGGGATTACATAGAAGATATACTTAATGCCCTACTCGATATTCAGGACTTTATAGCCGAATACTCCTATGAACAGTTTGTCAACGATAGGAAAACACAATATGCAGTGATCCGAGCCATCGAAATCATAGGAGAGGCATCTAAAAACTTACCACTGGAGATAAGGGAAAAATATCGGGCTGTACCATGGAGAGATATGGCTACCATGCGAGACAGGCTAATTCATGGATATTTTGGCGTGGATCTGATAATTTTGTGGGACACCGCACAACAGGATATCCCCCCTCTTGTCCCGATTTTCAAATCTATCCTTAGTGAGATTGAGTAA
- a CDS encoding acylphosphatase — MQKRAEIKVYGRVQKAGFRDFIDEIAFNLNLNGYVKNLDDGTVQVVCEGEEAAISELLQKINVTQYPIRVENIEVTCKEPTGEYGTFELIRDEDLTTATYERMDVAARYIREMNSNLCQKMDSIGGKIDGLGGKMDSLGGKMDSLGGKIDFLGGKIDVLGGKIDSLGGKIDVFGGKVDSFGGKIDVLGNKIDLARVEITSEIRISRESLRSHLDERISVIERELALIRAKVVT, encoded by the coding sequence ATGCAGAAACGTGCCGAGATCAAAGTATATGGCCGAGTCCAAAAAGCAGGTTTCAGAGACTTCATTGATGAGATTGCCTTTAATCTGAATCTCAATGGATACGTTAAGAATCTCGACGACGGGACAGTGCAGGTTGTTTGCGAAGGAGAAGAAGCCGCAATTAGCGAATTGCTCCAAAAAATTAACGTCACTCAGTACCCTATCAGGGTAGAAAACATTGAGGTGACTTGCAAAGAACCGACAGGTGAATACGGGACATTTGAGCTTATTAGAGACGAAGACCTGACAACAGCAACTTATGAGAGAATGGATGTAGCTGCGCGGTATATTCGTGAAATGAATTCAAACCTGTGCCAGAAGATGGATTCTATTGGCGGGAAAATTGATGGCCTCGGAGGAAAAATGGACTCTCTCGGGGGCAAAATGGATTCTCTTGGAGGCAAAATTGATTTTCTCGGCGGGAAGATCGACGTTCTGGGAGGCAAAATTGATTCCCTTGGTGGGAAAATTGATGTTTTTGGCGGAAAAGTGGATTCCTTCGGTGGAAAAATTGATGTCCTGGGCAATAAGATCGACCTTGCCAGGGTGGAAATTACATCTGAAATACGCATAAGCCGGGAGAGTCTCAGGTCTCATCTCGATGAAAGGATTTCGGTCATAGAACGAGAATTAGCCCTCATTAGAGCAAAAGTTGTGACCTGA
- a CDS encoding glycosyltransferase family 2 protein: MLPAYNEEVSIGSIVLLARKYADRVIVVDDGSTDRAAELAAIAGAEVIVHSSNIGKGMAFKTGFAAAEGADIIVTMDSDGQHNPADIPKLVAPVLSGEADMVNGSRYLNGRETDTPAYRRVGQAILDRATVMNSDVKITDSQSGFRAFSASTKDIFRFNAHGMAIESEMLADAGRAGLRVKEVPIGVRYDVDGSTENPVRHRVTVLLKIFKDMESSKPLYYFTLPGFLLGAGGFYMGLTFLRNFYLGGSLEFGPTMLMILLTIVGVFMSFTGVLLHSIAGLLMHLK, from the coding sequence ATTCTTCCGGCTTATAATGAGGAGGTGTCCATAGGCAGCATTGTCCTGCTTGCCAGGAAGTACGCTGACAGGGTGATAGTTGTAGATGACGGGAGCACGGACAGGGCAGCAGAGCTTGCTGCAATCGCAGGGGCTGAGGTGATCGTGCATTCTTCGAATATCGGCAAGGGTATGGCTTTTAAGACCGGGTTTGCAGCAGCTGAGGGCGCAGATATAATAGTCACCATGGACTCTGACGGGCAGCACAACCCTGCGGATATTCCGAAGCTCGTTGCCCCGGTCCTCAGCGGCGAAGCTGACATGGTAAATGGGAGCCGTTACCTGAACGGCAGGGAGACGGACACTCCCGCATACAGGCGCGTAGGTCAGGCTATCCTTGACAGGGCCACGGTAATGAACTCAGACGTCAAAATCACCGACTCGCAGAGCGGTTTCCGCGCATTTTCAGCCTCCACAAAAGATATCTTCCGCTTCAATGCGCATGGAATGGCAATAGAAAGTGAAATGCTTGCCGACGCAGGCAGGGCAGGGTTAAGGGTAAAAGAGGTGCCCATAGGCGTCAGGTATGACGTTGACGGCTCGACCGAAAATCCGGTAAGGCATAGGGTCACCGTTCTCTTAAAGATTTTTAAGGACATGGAGTCCAGCAAACCTCTGTACTACTTTACGCTTCCCGGTTTCCTTCTCGGGGCGGGCGGGTTTTACATGGGGCTCACTTTCTTAAGGAATTTCTACCTGGGTGGGAGTCTGGAATTCGGGCCTACCATGCTCATGATCCTTCTGACTATCGTCGGTGTATTCATGTCTTTTACCGGAGTTCTCCTGCATTCGATAGCCGGGTTGCTCATGCATCTAAAATAA
- a CDS encoding TIGR04279 domain-containing protein: MKKRTGMYRVHGGIFRLTLTVLILIFLLSPVSAAFSEDGPWIAVIEKNGNSVYFADHNENLTEGGWILLSGGNEIQLPQPLNFTYNGTGSLKSAGAALELKSEASEEETEITVSYPYTAHPFYTEKDKVTLDYKGPEAFGQKEANIYLVEGLDLNSLDEAFTDVRDGNSVSLKEVFDDTTNSTTLINTVTLDENGDLPSSLTLDPLYAGSYGVVIMLAGDENVDPESERKVLSATCFEVLEYELKIKSPNKLKDGDNLEVSLDLKKAPSEGNYTYGALLIREDAYRAEIYASSNGTAAETSVFVNGIDVIDEFDINSTNYKTKLNKDELTTEIQTLIGEGNGTISIGEQNQNTLSLTAFDLPPGDYLLFAGAYEKGKGIVGVAQTEVSIREAKKSDGSNKKQETNNNPVTESQEPLSQETEDSIPDTASSLGLESLGPQIRGEALQAAEVIKNPPKLASFLIGFIGTLLIGIVIIKKLR, encoded by the coding sequence TTGAAGAAGAGAACAGGAATGTATAGAGTTCATGGTGGAATATTCAGGTTAACCCTGACAGTTTTGATTCTTATTTTTTTATTGAGTCCGGTGTCAGCGGCATTCTCTGAAGATGGACCCTGGATTGCAGTTATTGAAAAAAACGGGAACAGCGTGTATTTTGCAGACCACAATGAAAACCTGACTGAAGGAGGCTGGATCCTCCTGAGCGGAGGAAATGAAATTCAGCTCCCCCAACCTCTTAATTTTACATATAACGGGACAGGCAGCCTTAAGAGTGCAGGAGCTGCTCTTGAACTGAAATCAGAGGCATCAGAGGAAGAAACTGAAATAACTGTTTCGTATCCGTACACTGCTCATCCTTTTTACACTGAAAAAGACAAAGTGACTCTGGATTATAAAGGTCCTGAAGCCTTCGGGCAGAAGGAGGCTAATATTTACCTGGTTGAGGGACTTGACCTTAACTCCCTTGATGAGGCTTTCACGGATGTTAGGGACGGAAACTCCGTGAGCCTGAAAGAAGTCTTTGATGACACCACGAATTCTACAACCCTGATAAACACTGTTACCCTGGATGAAAACGGAGACCTCCCCTCTTCCCTGACCCTTGACCCCCTTTATGCTGGCAGCTACGGAGTAGTCATAATGCTTGCAGGTGATGAAAATGTGGACCCTGAGTCAGAGAGAAAAGTCCTTTCCGCAACATGCTTTGAGGTTCTGGAATATGAACTGAAAATAAAGTCCCCAAATAAGCTCAAAGATGGCGATAACCTTGAGGTCAGCCTGGACCTGAAAAAAGCTCCTTCTGAGGGGAATTACACATATGGCGCCCTGCTGATAAGGGAAGATGCCTACCGCGCAGAAATATATGCCAGCTCAAATGGGACAGCAGCAGAAACCAGTGTATTTGTTAATGGAATAGATGTCATTGATGAGTTTGACATCAACTCAACTAACTATAAAACAAAACTCAACAAAGACGAACTCACGACTGAAATTCAGACCCTCATAGGGGAAGGAAACGGTACCATCAGCATAGGAGAACAGAATCAGAACACACTCTCACTTACTGCTTTTGACCTCCCTCCGGGTGATTACCTTCTCTTTGCAGGCGCCTACGAAAAAGGCAAAGGCATTGTCGGTGTAGCCCAGACCGAGGTATCCATCCGCGAAGCCAAAAAATCTGACGGATCAAATAAAAAACAGGAAACAAACAATAACCCTGTAACAGAGAGCCAGGAGCCCCTCTCCCAGGAAACCGAGGATTCCATTCCTGACACCGCAAGCTCACTAGGACTGGAAAGCCTCGGGCCTCAGATCAGAGGAGAAGCACTTCAGGCAGCAGAAGTAATAAAGAACCCCCCAAAACTTGCTTCTTTCCTCATAGGGTTTATAGGAACTCTTCTTATCGGGATTGTAATAATAAAGAAACTGCGCTAA
- the mntA gene encoding type VII toxin-antitoxin system MntA family adenylyltransferase antitoxin, with amino-acid sequence MQPVVPQLNLQQLEQKLRDFLSGVGSVKLAYLFGSTARGESNCLSDIDIAVLFDDALLRKESFDPQVELISELTCILKTDNVDLVVLNDSPLLLTYNIIREGIILKSDEPLRVKFETKMMSRYLDERYHIERHAKESLKRISESGFR; translated from the coding sequence ATGCAACCTGTTGTGCCACAATTAAACCTCCAACAGCTTGAACAGAAGCTAAGGGACTTTTTATCAGGAGTGGGGAGCGTTAAATTAGCCTATCTTTTCGGCTCGACTGCCAGGGGAGAATCTAATTGCCTTAGCGATATAGATATTGCTGTACTTTTTGATGATGCTCTTTTACGAAAGGAATCTTTTGACCCCCAGGTGGAGTTGATAAGCGAACTTACATGCATTCTTAAAACGGATAATGTGGACCTTGTGGTACTCAATGATTCTCCTCTCCTTTTGACATATAATATTATACGTGAGGGAATAATATTGAAGTCCGACGAACCTTTAAGGGTAAAGTTTGAGACTAAAATGATGTCAAGGTACCTGGACGAACGGTACCATATTGAAAGGCATGCAAAAGAAAGCCTGAAAAGGATATCAGAGAGCGGGTTCCGATGA
- a CDS encoding nucleotidyltransferase family protein: protein MKLQSQRGVDIYIKKLQEMLPELKKKYPIKYMGIFGSYIRGEQSPSSDLDILVEFNGSITLLGYARLENELSDKLGIKVDLVSKTALKPRIGKHILSEVVEI, encoded by the coding sequence ATGAAACTGCAGAGCCAACGTGGAGTTGACATATACATCAAAAAACTGCAGGAAATGCTTCCGGAACTGAAGAAGAAGTACCCTATCAAATATATGGGTATTTTTGGTTCATACATCCGGGGAGAGCAGAGCCCATCAAGCGATCTGGATATACTGGTAGAGTTTAACGGGTCTATCACACTTTTAGGGTATGCCAGGCTTGAGAATGAATTATCGGATAAACTTGGGATCAAGGTTGATCTGGTATCAAAAACTGCCCTGAAGCCGAGGATAGGAAAACACATCCTTTCAGAAGTGGTTGAAATATGA
- a CDS encoding SDR family NAD(P)-dependent oxidoreductase, translating to MSKIVITGGAGFIGSHIAENLAKDGHEIVIVDNLDPYYSVDLKKKNLNIALNSGDATFINADVTDLSGIKDVIDSTVDYVYHEAAQAGVRISVEDPFKPNDVNVRGTLNVLKASLDAGVKKVINASSSSVYGKVKYLPFDERHPTEPVSPYGVSKLAAEHYCRVFYEVYGLPTTSLRYFTVYGPRMRPDLAISIFTRKMLANEPITVFGDGEQTRDFTYIEDVVEANKRLLYNRATDGKVLNIGGGNRISVNNLIENLRFITGSTSEIINADKQKGDTEDTLANVDLGNNMIGYTPLFNINKGLNKFVDWFKTENQCRDPEQSLLSQSAPQLLK from the coding sequence ATGTCTAAAATAGTGATCACAGGCGGTGCGGGTTTTATAGGCTCCCATATTGCAGAAAACCTCGCAAAAGATGGTCATGAGATTGTTATTGTCGATAATCTTGATCCTTACTATTCTGTTGACCTGAAAAAGAAAAATTTGAATATTGCCCTTAACAGCGGGGATGCCACTTTTATTAATGCTGATGTCACCGACCTTTCAGGAATAAAAGATGTCATTGACAGCACAGTAGATTACGTTTACCACGAAGCTGCCCAGGCAGGCGTCAGGATCTCGGTAGAGGACCCTTTTAAGCCAAACGATGTAAACGTGCGTGGCACTCTGAACGTGCTCAAAGCCTCTCTTGACGCGGGCGTAAAAAAGGTCATCAATGCTTCCTCATCTTCCGTCTACGGCAAAGTAAAATACCTGCCCTTCGACGAACGGCACCCAACAGAGCCAGTATCCCCATACGGCGTCAGTAAATTGGCTGCAGAGCACTACTGCAGGGTATTTTACGAAGTATACGGCCTCCCGACCACCTCATTACGCTACTTCACAGTATACGGTCCAAGAATGAGGCCCGACCTTGCAATCTCAATCTTCACCCGGAAAATGCTTGCAAACGAACCCATCACCGTCTTTGGTGACGGGGAACAGACACGGGACTTCACATACATCGAAGACGTCGTGGAAGCTAACAAAAGACTCCTTTACAACAGGGCAACCGACGGTAAAGTCCTGAACATCGGAGGCGGAAACCGGATCAGTGTAAACAACCTGATAGAAAACTTAAGGTTTATCACCGGCTCAACCTCTGAAATCATAAACGCCGACAAGCAAAAAGGAGACACAGAAGACACACTTGCAAATGTTGACCTTGGAAATAATATGATAGGATACACACCATTATTCAACATCAATAAAGGCCTGAACAAATTCGTAGACTGGTTTAAAACCGAAAATCAATGCCGTGATCCGGAACAATCCCTTTTAAGTCAGTCCGCTCCGCAACTTCTAAAGTAA
- the hepT gene encoding type VII toxin-antitoxin system HepT family RNase toxin, whose amino-acid sequence MIKEINFKLEQLGEYVSILREYQQYDIEEIMNNHTLRGAIERYMEVSLACMIDICEMVISIEKLRRPDTYREVILILGQRGILPEDFSRKLAPAAGFRNVLVHMYADIDIGKLYSHLQKDIDDLELFAGYIAKYLISRYR is encoded by the coding sequence ATGATAAAAGAGATAAACTTCAAGCTGGAACAGCTTGGGGAGTATGTCAGTATCCTCAGAGAGTATCAACAGTATGATATTGAAGAGATAATGAACAACCATACTCTGAGAGGAGCGATTGAAAGGTACATGGAGGTCTCACTCGCCTGCATGATTGATATCTGCGAGATGGTCATTTCCATTGAAAAACTGAGGCGCCCGGATACTTATAGAGAAGTTATCCTGATACTTGGCCAGCGCGGTATCCTCCCGGAGGATTTTTCCAGAAAACTGGCACCTGCCGCAGGATTTCGGAACGTGCTTGTCCATATGTATGCAGATATCGACATTGGAAAACTTTACTCCCATCTTCAGAAAGACATTGACGACCTGGAACTTTTTGCCGGCTATATTGCAAAGTACCTGATTTCCAGATACAGGTAA